One Glycine max cultivar Williams 82 chromosome 6, Glycine_max_v4.0, whole genome shotgun sequence DNA segment encodes these proteins:
- the LOC102669438 gene encoding exocyst complex component EXO70B1, with protein sequence MGCIEALKKENENVILTIFKHAEEYLKASLVQTPDLQLHCDDNLVVDSLPSVIINDLRECVRLMVTAGLREECIDVYITWRREFLSEILSGWIELKIGNTIKTEFFIKALCLADRILLPNERRLCECVFEGFIPLEDKYPALPGIHRFGFRKSLDSYPALRDKLLIDLDIVSPLHGIRQFGELLSLTYGVKEKAIVPGGRVHQITLDVLDYAGIHYLHSLNPMTYEEGFPLNSIAMITDLLDSSLEANSQNYHDPILGYVFIINNRSYIQQRAMQRELRYILGNDWIEKNTTSIQENLQLYLRNSWNKILDILKLDINESEPNVAAQLMKNKLRSFNGHFDDICNVQSTWFVSTEGLRRIMIESIEKILLPAYGNFIGRLQDFLGKEAYEHIEYGLFDVKDRLNNLFLVRE encoded by the coding sequence ATGGGTTGCATAGAGGCGCTTAAGAAGGAGaatgaaaatgttattttaacaattttcaaGCATGCTGAGGAATACCTCAAAGCTAGTCTTGTCCAGACTCCAGATCTGCAATTGCATTGCGATGACAACTTGGTGGTGGATTCTCTGCCATCAGTTATTATCAATGACCTTCGTGAATGTGTAAGGCTGATGGTGACAGCAGGGTTAAGGGAGGAATGCATTGACGTGTACATTACTTGGCGGAGGGAGTTTCTGAGTGAGATACTATCAGGGTGGATAGAGCTCAAAATTGGCAACACGATTAAGACCGAGTTTTTTATAAAAGCTTTGTGCTTAGCTGATAGGATACTATTACCCAATGAAAGAAGACTCTGTGAATGCGTCTTTGAAGGGTTCATTCCCCTTGAGGATAAGTACCCTGCATTACCCGGAATACATAGGTTCGGGTTTCGGAAGAGTTTGGACAGTTACCCTGCATTGCGGGACAAGTTGTTGATAGATTTGGACATTGTCTCACCATTACACGGAATACGTCAGTTCGGGGAATTGTTAAGTCTTACTTACGGTGTTAAGGAGAAAGCCATTGTTCCCGGCGGCAGGGTTCATCAGATTACCCTTGATGTGCTGGACTACGCTGGGATTCATTATTTGCATTCATTGAACCCCATGACTTATGAAGAAGGATTTCCACTGAATAGCATAGCCATGATAACAGACCTGTTAGACAGCAGTTTGGAAGCCAACTCCCAAAATTACCATGATCCTATTTTGGGTTACGTTTTCATCATCAACAATCGAAGCTACATACAGCAAAGGGCAATGCAGCGTGAATTGAGATATATTCTTGGAAATGACTGGAttgaaaaaaacacaactagtATCCAAGAAAACCTTCAACTCTATCTGAGAAACTCATGGAATAAGATCTTGGATATTTTGAAGCTGGACATCAATGAGTCAGAGCCTAATGTTGCGGCACAGTTAATGAAAAACAAGCTTCGTTCCTTCAACGGACACTTCGATGATATATGCAACGTTCAGTCTACGTGGTTTGTCTCAACTGAGGGGCTAAGGAGAATAATGATAGAATCCATAGAAAAGATCTTGTTGCCAGCATATGGAAACTTCATTGGGAGGTTGCAGGATTTTCTTGGTAAGGAAGCTTATGAGCACATTGAGTATGGATTGTTTGACGTTAAAGATAGACTCAACAATTTGTTTCTTGTAAGAGAGTAG